CTTTCGGCCAGCAGGATTTGCGTCTCGACTTCACTCAGGGAGCCGCACGCGATTGCCAAGAATCGACGAAACTCGCGGCGCGAACGACGTCCTTGCCCCTCAGCGATGTTCGAGGGTAGCGACGTCGCCGCACGACGTAGTTGACTTCGTAGCCCAAACGTCTCGTGATGCGGGAATCCAGACGTCTGCACGTAAATGGCTTCGGCCAGATCCATCGCGCGCTGCCAAGCAGTCAGGTCACGAAAATCCCGCCCAGCCATCAATGTCCCCCTACTGACTACTG
The nucleotide sequence above comes from Pirellulales bacterium. Encoded proteins:
- a CDS encoding four helix bundle protein, which produces MAGRDFRDLTAWQRAMDLAEAIYVQTSGFPHHETFGLRSQLRRAATSLPSNIAEGQGRRSRREFRRFLAIACGSLSEVETQILLAERLKYLTPEATADLTDKCAEVGRLLNGLLRSLETPE